One window of the Delphinus delphis chromosome 20, mDelDel1.2, whole genome shotgun sequence genome contains the following:
- the ELMO3 gene encoding engulfment and cell motility protein 3 isoform X2: protein MVPPRNVVKIAVQMRDAIPQLIQLDQAKPLAAVLKEVCDAWSLPHSERYALQFADGHRRYITENNRTEIKNGSILCLSTAPDLEAERLLRGLQSESCEGRREALQHLVLLAPDMTFTREVISRDGLQRLGSIIEDGDDLGEVLALALRAFLELMEHGVVSWETLSIPFVRKVVCYVNMNLMDASVQPLALGLLESVTLSSPALGQLVKSEVPLDRLLVHLQVMNQQLQTKAMALLTALLQGASAAERKHMLDYLWQRNLRQFIYKHIIHSAAPLGDEMAHHLYVLQALTLGLLEPRMRTPLDPYSQEQREQLQALRQAAFEPEGESLGTGLSADRRRSLCAREFRKLGFSNSNPAQDLERVPPGLLALDNMLYFSRHAPSAYSRFVLENSSREDKHECPFARSSIQLTVLLCELLHVGEPCSETAQDFSPMFFGQDQSFHELFCVSIQLLNKTWKEMRATQEDFDKVTQVVREQLARTLALKPSSLELFRTKVNALTYGEVLRLRQTERLHQEGTLAPPILELREKLKPELMGLIRQQRLLRLCEGTLFRKISSRRRQDKLWFCCLSPNHKVLQYGDVEEGVGPPTPESLPEQLPVANIRALLTGKDCPHVREKGSGKQNKDVCELAFSVSYDHGEEEAYLNFVAPSKREMG from the exons ATGGTGCCCCCGCGGAATGTAGTGAAGATCGCCGTCCAGATGCGCGACGCCATCCCGCAGCTCATCCAGCTGGACCAG GCAAAACCCCTGGCCGCTGTGCTGAAGGAGGTGTGCGACGC GTGGAGCTTGCCTCACTCTGAGCGCTATGCCCTACAGTTTGCTGATGGGCACAGGAGATACATCACTGAGAAC AACCGCACGGAGATCAAGAATGGCAGCATCCTGTGCCTCAGTACTGCCCCA GACCTTGAGGCTGAGCGGTTGTTGCGTGGGCTGCAGAGCGAGAGTTGTGAAGGGCGCCGGGAAGCCCTTCAGCACCTCGTTCTGCTGGCCCCAGACATGACCTTCACCCGGGAAGTCATCAGCCGTGATGGGCTTCAGAGACTAGGCTCCATCATTGAGGATGGGGACGA CCTAGGAGAGGTGCTGGCCCTCGCACTGAGGGCCTTCTTGGAGCTCATGGAGCATGGTGTGGTGTCCTGGGAGACGCTCAGCATCCCCTTTGTTAGGAAG GTGGTGTGCTATGTGAACATGAACCTCATGGATGCATCTGTGCAGCCCCTGGCCCTGGGGTTGCTGGagagtgtgaccttgagcagccctgccctgggccagcTGGTCAAGAGTGAGGTGCCACTGGATAGGCTGCTGGTGCACCTACAGGT GATGAACCAGCAGCTGCAAACCAAGGCCATGGCACTGCTGACAGCTTTGCTGCAGGGGGCCAGCGCTGCTGAACGTAAG CACATGCTTGACTACCTGTGGCAGAGAAACCTTCGCCAGTTCATCTACAAG CACATCATCCATAGTGCAGCGCCCCTGGGCGACGAGATGGCTCACCACTTGTATGTACTGCAGGCCCTTACGCTGGGGCTGCTGGAGCCACGCATGCGGACGCCACTGGACCCCTACAGCCAG GAGCAGCGGGAGCAGCTGCAGGCCCTGCGTCAGGCTGCCTTTGAACCGGAGGGGGAGTCCCTGGGCACTGGGCTGAGTGCTGACCGTCGCCGTTCCCTCTGTGCCCGCGAGTTCCGCAAACTGGGCTTCTCT aacAGCAACCCTGCGCAGGACCTGGAGCGCGTGCCCCCTGGCCTGCTGGCCCTGGACAACATGCTCTACTTCTCCAGACACGCGCCCAGCGCCTACAGCCGG TTTGTGTTGGAGAACAGCAGCCGTGAGGACAAGCACGAGTGTCCCTTTGCCCGGAGCAGCATCCAGCTGACTGTGCTGCTGTGTGAACTGCTCCATGTCGGGGAGCCCT GCTCCGAAACTGCCCAGGACTTTTCACCCATGTTCTTTGGCCAAGACCAGAGCTTCCATGAGCTCTTCTGTGTGAGCATCCAGCTGCTGAATAAGACCTGGAAGGAGATGCGGGCCACTCAGGAAGACTTCGACAAG GTCACGCAAGTGGTGCGGGAGCAGCTGGCCCGCACGCTGGCCCTGAAGCCCAGCTCCCTGGAGCTCTTCCGAACCAAGGTGAATGCGCTCACCTACGGGGAGGTCCTGCGCCTGCGGCAGACAGAGCGGCTGCATCAGGAAGGCACACTGGCccctcccattct ggagctGCGGGAGAAGCTGAAGCCAGAGCTCATGGGCCTGATCCGCCAGCAGCGTTTGCTCCGCCTCTGCGAGGGGACACTCTTCCGCAAGATCAGCAGCCGACGGCGCCAGG ACAAGCTGTGGTTCTGCTGCCTGTCCCCCAACCACAAGGTGCTGCAGTATGGGGATGTGGAGGAGGGCGTCGGCCCGCCCACCCCCGAGAGCCTGCCTGAGCAGC TCCCTGTGGCCAACATCAGGGCACTGCTGACAGGCAAGGACTGCCCCCACGTCCGGGAGAAGGGCTCGGGAAAGCAGAACAAG GACGTCTGTGAGTTGGCTTTCTCAGTCAGCTATGACCACGGGGAGGAGGAGGCATACCTCAACTTCGTTGCCCCATCCAAACGGGAG ATGGGCTGA
- the ELMO3 gene encoding engulfment and cell motility protein 3 isoform X1 — MVPPRNVVKIAVQMRDAIPQLIQLDQAKPLAAVLKEVCDAWSLPHSERYALQFADGHRRYITENNRTEIKNGSILCLSTAPDLEAERLLRGLQSESCEGRREALQHLVLLAPDMTFTREVISRDGLQRLGSIIEDGDDLGEVLALALRAFLELMEHGVVSWETLSIPFVRKVVCYVNMNLMDASVQPLALGLLESVTLSSPALGQLVKSEVPLDRLLVHLQVMNQQLQTKAMALLTALLQGASAAERKHMLDYLWQRNLRQFIYKHIIHSAAPLGDEMAHHLYVLQALTLGLLEPRMRTPLDPYSQEQREQLQALRQAAFEPEGESLGTGLSADRRRSLCAREFRKLGFSNSNPAQDLERVPPGLLALDNMLYFSRHAPSAYSRFVLENSSREDKHECPFARSSIQLTVLLCELLHVGEPCSETAQDFSPMFFGQDQSFHELFCVSIQLLNKTWKEMRATQEDFDKVTQVVREQLARTLALKPSSLELFRTKVNALTYGEVLRLRQTERLHQEGTLAPPILELREKLKPELMGLIRQQRLLRLCEGTLFRKISSRRRQDKLWFCCLSPNHKVLQYGDVEEGVGPPTPESLPEQLPVANIRALLTGKDCPHVREKGSGKQNKDVCELAFSVSYDHGEEEAYLNFVAPSKREFHLWTDGLSALLGSPMGSEQTRLDLEQLLTMETKLRLLELENVPIPEQPPPIPPPPTNFNFCYDCSIAEP; from the exons ATGGTGCCCCCGCGGAATGTAGTGAAGATCGCCGTCCAGATGCGCGACGCCATCCCGCAGCTCATCCAGCTGGACCAG GCAAAACCCCTGGCCGCTGTGCTGAAGGAGGTGTGCGACGC GTGGAGCTTGCCTCACTCTGAGCGCTATGCCCTACAGTTTGCTGATGGGCACAGGAGATACATCACTGAGAAC AACCGCACGGAGATCAAGAATGGCAGCATCCTGTGCCTCAGTACTGCCCCA GACCTTGAGGCTGAGCGGTTGTTGCGTGGGCTGCAGAGCGAGAGTTGTGAAGGGCGCCGGGAAGCCCTTCAGCACCTCGTTCTGCTGGCCCCAGACATGACCTTCACCCGGGAAGTCATCAGCCGTGATGGGCTTCAGAGACTAGGCTCCATCATTGAGGATGGGGACGA CCTAGGAGAGGTGCTGGCCCTCGCACTGAGGGCCTTCTTGGAGCTCATGGAGCATGGTGTGGTGTCCTGGGAGACGCTCAGCATCCCCTTTGTTAGGAAG GTGGTGTGCTATGTGAACATGAACCTCATGGATGCATCTGTGCAGCCCCTGGCCCTGGGGTTGCTGGagagtgtgaccttgagcagccctgccctgggccagcTGGTCAAGAGTGAGGTGCCACTGGATAGGCTGCTGGTGCACCTACAGGT GATGAACCAGCAGCTGCAAACCAAGGCCATGGCACTGCTGACAGCTTTGCTGCAGGGGGCCAGCGCTGCTGAACGTAAG CACATGCTTGACTACCTGTGGCAGAGAAACCTTCGCCAGTTCATCTACAAG CACATCATCCATAGTGCAGCGCCCCTGGGCGACGAGATGGCTCACCACTTGTATGTACTGCAGGCCCTTACGCTGGGGCTGCTGGAGCCACGCATGCGGACGCCACTGGACCCCTACAGCCAG GAGCAGCGGGAGCAGCTGCAGGCCCTGCGTCAGGCTGCCTTTGAACCGGAGGGGGAGTCCCTGGGCACTGGGCTGAGTGCTGACCGTCGCCGTTCCCTCTGTGCCCGCGAGTTCCGCAAACTGGGCTTCTCT aacAGCAACCCTGCGCAGGACCTGGAGCGCGTGCCCCCTGGCCTGCTGGCCCTGGACAACATGCTCTACTTCTCCAGACACGCGCCCAGCGCCTACAGCCGG TTTGTGTTGGAGAACAGCAGCCGTGAGGACAAGCACGAGTGTCCCTTTGCCCGGAGCAGCATCCAGCTGACTGTGCTGCTGTGTGAACTGCTCCATGTCGGGGAGCCCT GCTCCGAAACTGCCCAGGACTTTTCACCCATGTTCTTTGGCCAAGACCAGAGCTTCCATGAGCTCTTCTGTGTGAGCATCCAGCTGCTGAATAAGACCTGGAAGGAGATGCGGGCCACTCAGGAAGACTTCGACAAG GTCACGCAAGTGGTGCGGGAGCAGCTGGCCCGCACGCTGGCCCTGAAGCCCAGCTCCCTGGAGCTCTTCCGAACCAAGGTGAATGCGCTCACCTACGGGGAGGTCCTGCGCCTGCGGCAGACAGAGCGGCTGCATCAGGAAGGCACACTGGCccctcccattct ggagctGCGGGAGAAGCTGAAGCCAGAGCTCATGGGCCTGATCCGCCAGCAGCGTTTGCTCCGCCTCTGCGAGGGGACACTCTTCCGCAAGATCAGCAGCCGACGGCGCCAGG ACAAGCTGTGGTTCTGCTGCCTGTCCCCCAACCACAAGGTGCTGCAGTATGGGGATGTGGAGGAGGGCGTCGGCCCGCCCACCCCCGAGAGCCTGCCTGAGCAGC TCCCTGTGGCCAACATCAGGGCACTGCTGACAGGCAAGGACTGCCCCCACGTCCGGGAGAAGGGCTCGGGAAAGCAGAACAAG GACGTCTGTGAGTTGGCTTTCTCAGTCAGCTATGACCACGGGGAGGAGGAGGCATACCTCAACTTCGTTGCCCCATCCAAACGGGAG TTCCACCTGTGGACAGATGGGCTGAGCGCCCTGCTGGGCAGTCCCATGGGCAGTGAGCAGACACGGCTGGACCTGGAGCAGCTGCTGACCATGGAAACCAAGCTGCGGTTGCTGGAGCTGGAAAATGTGCCCATCCCTGAGCAGCCACcccccattcccccaccccccaccaactTCAACTTCTGCTACGACTGCAGCATCGCTGAACCTTGA
- the LOC132416332 gene encoding LOW QUALITY PROTEIN: F-box/LRR-repeat protein 2-like (The sequence of the model RefSeq protein was modified relative to this genomic sequence to represent the inferred CDS: deleted 1 base in 1 codon; substituted 1 base at 1 genomic stop codon): MKLRIQDELEASALVPSDLLCYQLEKVPKAPTSTNSPQCPFFFPQMLTYILSFLPLSDQKEASLVSRAWCCAAQNALREQPGLTFLDLSGCSELADGALLAVSWGLRRLWHLSLRKLQRLTDARYSALRGLRELQSLDMAECCLVRGRESAQALGLVCGAPHPLASLSLAYCSSLKDASVLSLMPALGPSLRVLDLSSCVALTNRTVQAICTYFTHLSVPHLAWCKELRDRGLLGLGQPSEETLQGPQVWDPRGDGGRGGPWAQLPSCPSCACLWEQLKAKLRRNLGSRGFLSQPPRELGIGPPAAKGPFSLAIGPALLTLQALRDLDLTACSKLTDASLTKVLQVPQLRRLSLSLLPALTDKGLLAAARGCPSVERLVLSHCSRLSDEGWVQAAGSRPRLQHLNLSRCSQRSEQXWPPCETLGSTGQACKQLRMADVAMCPGISMASVRRFQAQLPKVTCVQSRFVGEADLTLTL, translated from the exons ATGAAGCTTAGGATCCAAGATGAACTAGAAGCCAGTGCTCTAGTCCCCTCTGACCTACTGTGCTATCAGCTGGAGAAGGTTCCAAAGGCCCCCACCAGCACTAACAGCCCCCAATGCCCATTCTTTTTCCCTCAGATGCTCACATATATTCTGAGCTTCCTGCCTCTGTCAGATCAGAAAGAGGCCTCCCTCGTGAGTCGGGCTTGGTGCTGTGCAGCCCAGAATGCCCTTCGGGAG CAACCAGGCCTTACCTTCCTGGACCTCAGCGGCTGCTCAGAACTGGCTGACGGGGCACTCTTGGCTGTGAGCTGGGGCCTGCGGCGCCTGTGGCACCTGAGCCTGAGGAAGCTGCAGCGCCTGACGGATGCAAGATACTCAGCCCTAAGGGGCCTGCGGGAGCTGCAGAGCCTCGACATGGCCGAGTGCTGCCTGGTGAGAGGGCGGGAATCGGCCCAGGCCCTGGGCTTGGTGTGCGGAGCTCCACACCCACTGGCCTCCCTCAGCCTGGCCTACTGCTCCTCACTCAAG GACGCCTCAGTGCTCTCCCTGATGCCAGCGCTGGGCCCAAGCCTCAGGGTGCTAGACTTATCCTCCTGCGTGGCC CTCACCAACCGGACCGTGCAGGCCATCTGCACCTACTTCACCCACCTGTCAGTCCCGCACCTGGCCTGGTGCAAGGAGCTCCGTGACCGGGGGCTTCTGGGCTTGGGGCAACCAAGTGAGGAGActctgcaggggccacaggtgtGGGACCCTCGAGGTGATGGCGGGCGGGGCGGTCCCTGGGCTCAgctgccctcctgcccctcctgcgCCTGTCTCTGGGAGCAGCTGAAGGCCAAACTCAGGAGGAATCTGGGAAGCAGGGGTTTCCTCTCACAGCCACCCCGAGAGCTGGGCATCGGGCCTCCAGCCGCAAAAGGACCCTTCTCCCTGGCCATAGGGCCCGCCCTACTCACGCTGCAGGCCCTACGGGACTTGGACCTCACAGCCTGCAGCAAGCTGACTGATGCCAGTTTGACCAAG GTGCTCCAGGTCCCCCAGCTGAGGCGGCTGTCACTGAGCCTGTTGCCAGCACTCACAGACAAGGGCTTGCTGGCTGCGGCCAGAGGCTGCCCCAGCGTGGAGCGCTTGGTGCTGAGTCACTGCAGCCGCCTCAGCGACGAGGGCTGGGTCCAGGCAGCCGGCTCCCGGCCAAGGCTGCAGCACCTCAACCTGTCCAGGTGCAGTCAGCGCTCGGAGCAGTGA TGGCCTCCCTGCGAAACGCTGGGTTCCACTGGGCAGGCGTGCAAGCAGCTCCGGATGGCAGATGTGGCCATGTGTCCTGGCATTAGCATGGCTTCCGTCAGGCGCTTCCAAGCCCAACTGCCCAAGGTGACCTGCGTCCAGTCCCGCTTCGTGGGAGAGGCTGACCTGACCCTAACACTCTGA
- the TMEM208 gene encoding transmembrane protein 208 isoform X1 — protein MAPKGKVGTRGKKQIFEENKETLKFYLRIILGANAIYCLVTLVFFYSSASFWAWMALGFSLAVYGASYHSMSSMARAAFSEDGALMDGGMDLNMEQGMAEHLKDVILLTAIVQVLSCFSLYIWSFWLLAPGRALYLLWVNVLGPWFTADSGAPAPEHNEKRQRRQERRQMKRL, from the exons ATGGCG CCCAAGGGCAAAGTGGGCACGAGAGGGAAGAAGCAGATATTTGAGGAGAACAAAGAGACCTTGAAGTTCTACCTGCGAATCATACTGGGGGCCAAT GCCATTTACTGTCTTGTCACCCTGGTCTTCTTCTACTCATCTGCTTCATTTTGGGCCTGG ATGGCCCTGGGCTTTAGTCTGGCAGTATACGGAGCCAGCTACCACTCTATGAGCTCGATGGCAAGGGCAGCCTTCTCTGAGGATGGGGCCCTGATGGATGGTGGAATGGATCTCAACATGGAGCAGGGCATGGCAGA GCACCTTAAAGATGTGATCCTACTGACAGCTATTGTGCAGGTGCTCAGCTGCTTCTCCCTCTACATCTGGTCCTTCTGGCTTCTG GCGCCGGGGAGAGCCCTTTACCTCCTGTGGGTCAATGTACTGGGCCCTTGGTTTACAGCAGACAGTGGCGCCCCAGCACCAGAGCACAACGAGAAACGGCAGCGCCGACAGGAGCGGCGGCAGATGAAGCGGTTATAG
- the TMEM208 gene encoding transmembrane protein 208 isoform X2, translating into MAPKGKVGTRGKKQIFEENKETLKFYLRIILGANMALGFSLAVYGASYHSMSSMARAAFSEDGALMDGGMDLNMEQGMAEHLKDVILLTAIVQVLSCFSLYIWSFWLLAPGRALYLLWVNVLGPWFTADSGAPAPEHNEKRQRRQERRQMKRL; encoded by the exons ATGGCG CCCAAGGGCAAAGTGGGCACGAGAGGGAAGAAGCAGATATTTGAGGAGAACAAAGAGACCTTGAAGTTCTACCTGCGAATCATACTGGGGGCCAAT ATGGCCCTGGGCTTTAGTCTGGCAGTATACGGAGCCAGCTACCACTCTATGAGCTCGATGGCAAGGGCAGCCTTCTCTGAGGATGGGGCCCTGATGGATGGTGGAATGGATCTCAACATGGAGCAGGGCATGGCAGA GCACCTTAAAGATGTGATCCTACTGACAGCTATTGTGCAGGTGCTCAGCTGCTTCTCCCTCTACATCTGGTCCTTCTGGCTTCTG GCGCCGGGGAGAGCCCTTTACCTCCTGTGGGTCAATGTACTGGGCCCTTGGTTTACAGCAGACAGTGGCGCCCCAGCACCAGAGCACAACGAGAAACGGCAGCGCCGACAGGAGCGGCGGCAGATGAAGCGGTTATAG
- the TMEM208 gene encoding transmembrane protein 208 isoform X3: protein MAMALGFSLAVYGASYHSMSSMARAAFSEDGALMDGGMDLNMEQGMAEHLKDVILLTAIVQVLSCFSLYIWSFWLLAPGRALYLLWVNVLGPWFTADSGAPAPEHNEKRQRRQERRQMKRL from the exons ATGGCG ATGGCCCTGGGCTTTAGTCTGGCAGTATACGGAGCCAGCTACCACTCTATGAGCTCGATGGCAAGGGCAGCCTTCTCTGAGGATGGGGCCCTGATGGATGGTGGAATGGATCTCAACATGGAGCAGGGCATGGCAGA GCACCTTAAAGATGTGATCCTACTGACAGCTATTGTGCAGGTGCTCAGCTGCTTCTCCCTCTACATCTGGTCCTTCTGGCTTCTG GCGCCGGGGAGAGCCCTTTACCTCCTGTGGGTCAATGTACTGGGCCCTTGGTTTACAGCAGACAGTGGCGCCCCAGCACCAGAGCACAACGAGAAACGGCAGCGCCGACAGGAGCGGCGGCAGATGAAGCGGTTATAG